From the genome of uncultured Bacteroides sp.:
AACAAGCTTGTTAAGTATCATTGTGTAATTCCCATAAATGGCAACCATCTTTAAAGAAACAAAAGCAAAAATCATTATTTCATCACTCTTTGTAAGAATGAATTCCTTTATTTTCTGTATGAATATTTGTTTTGTATAGGTTATTACCTGAGGGTATTTTTTGAGTAATAATTTGCCATTGGAAACATTTGTTTTTAACCATGGATATTCTTTGTCAATTTTCCAATTTAAAATAATACAGATTATTATTCCGAATAAGAACTCGATAGAAATCCATAAATATAGATTCTTATAAGTGTATGCCAGTATAATTTGTACAATAGTTTTAATTATACCAGCTGTTTGGAAATATGCTGATACAATATAATTTTTTTGATCAGCGCTTAATAATATTTCTCTGTAATTAATAAAATATCCAATTAGCGAGGAGCCTAAATAAGAAAAAAAGGAAAAATAGATAATCCCCATATTAAATGAGGTATTTTTAAAAAATAATGGAAAGAAAAGAGAAATAACGATTCCAGCTAAGCCAATAATTATGCCAATCTTTCTGTATAGATAACCAAATACTGACATGATTTCTATTATCTTATCTTGGCTTTTTTCTTGAATTGGTTTGAATAAAAAGAAACTAATGCATGTTCCTATTCCAAGTTCCGCCAGATTTAAAAGGGCTAAGATATTTAGAAGCGTACCTGTTAGCCCAATAAAATTATCTCCCAGACAATTCAGGAATATTTTTCTTGAAAAGAAAGAAAAAAACAATGTAAGGAAATAGAAAATAATTCCAACCCTAGCATTTAGTATGCTTTTCTGAAATCGAGTATTTGCCATTATTTATTTTTGGTAATTAGAGAACAGATTTTCCCAATGCATTATGATATTTTTAGTTCCAAACTCTTTCGAATATTTTAATGCAGATTGCTCCATATTTATTAAATCTGTATTTTGAGTTATTAATTTCATTTTTTCAGCCAAATCTGTAATATTTTCATTTTCAAAGAAAACCCCAACATTTTTACCTTCAAGTAGTTCTTTGGTTACCGGAAGGTAGGAAGATATTATTGGAAGTCCATAAGACATGGCTTCTACTAAAACCAGCCCGAATCCTTCCCACCGCGAACTAAGCACATATACACTGGCCGATTCATAATGCTTTTCCACATTTTTTGTAAAAGGATATATAGTAACTCTCTTTTCCAGATGATGCTTACTGATCAGCGAACGAAGCATCTCTTCTTCCGGACCTTCACCAACAATGTCTAATGTCCAGTCTTGATTCTGCTTTGCAAAAAGTGCAAATGCGTTAATTAATATATCAAAACCTTTATGTAAAGGAGAAAAGCGTCCAATAGCCAGAAATTTTTTATGTTCCGGAGAGCCTTTTCCTTTAGGCTCTATTGTTAATGGGTTGTATATTACTTCCGTCTGTACATTTAGTTCTTTCTTAAATCTTTCCTGATCGTATTTGGAAAGAACGATAACCTTATCGAGCTCGGGCATTAAGTGCTTAAACTGATTTTTCTGTTTCCCTACATAAGATGTCTTTATAGAAAAGAAAGCATCATAGGAATTATGCATCCAACCAATAGTTCTTGCCTTAGTCTGTTTTTTAATGCTTGCCAGATGAAATGACAGGAAAACATGCACGCCGACAACTACATCGTAGTTCCCTTGATTCAATGTTTTAATAAGTAAGGAACGTTGAGTGTGAGGAAAAGAGCTATATCCGTACCATTTCGAGAAAAGCTTGTTTTGTGGCAATATAGTTTTATATAGCAGGCTGTATGCTTTGCATGGAATATTTTCGTAGGAGGGGATTTTGGGGTATTGTAAATAAATATACTTTATATTTGCAGAGCTTAATCCATACATGGTAGTGTTTTCTAATGATGGATTATCTAATGTTAATATAGTAATATCGTGTTCTTTAGATAGCTCTTTTGCTATTACAGCTAATACTCGCTGAACTCCTCCAAATGTAAATATTGTATCGCAATAAAAACATATTTTCATATAAAGCAATCTCCTTGTTTGTGCTGCCTGTTGATAACTTTCTTAAACTATAAAACAAATATAGCATAATCCTTTAATAAAAAGGAACTATTTTTGCGCATTTTTTTAAGAAACAGAAAGAATATGAATAAACAACTTAAAACAACAGTCATGAAAGAAGATTTAGAGAAAGAAATGCAGGAAGTACAGAACGAAATTGATTTTCATACAAAGGAACTGCATAAAAAGCTGACAAAGCAAAAAGAGTTATCAAAGAAGTTAGGGCGAAATAAGAAATCGATTGCGCTTGAGTGGACAGTTTCTCCACATCTTTTTTTTTCATACCCTTGAACAATGGATTGAAGATGGTTGGCTGCTGACAAATGGTGGCGTTAATCGTGTACTTACAGCAAATATTCTTAGCCAATTTATTCGCTTCCGCTCTTCAAAAGGAGGAAAAGATCAATATCTTTCGGAAAGTACAGTGTGTCAGTATATGAAAAAAGAACATCTAAACGAGGACTACTAGTCTCTGTTTTTGAACGATTAATTTATATTTCAGGAATTAATTAAAGATATAAAGTTTTACACAACTGGTAATGAATTAGTTACAGGTGACTAATTTACTTCAAAAATACAGACAAATAGTTATAAATATTTTTCTTTTAAATGTAGAACTTTGTATCTCTAATTTTAATGAATAATAAATGAAGAACATTACAGTTTTTTCTGGTTTTAACAAACCGCTGGGGAATAAGGATTTGCGGGAGTTTTTGCGCGATGTGAAGAATGGTCGTTTTAGGGATGAAGTTGAAAAGATTCGTTCGTTAATCAGGGAAGGAAATGAAGAAGAGGCCCAGAAGCTGAAGAAGTTGCTTACCGCTGTCACTATTTGCGCACTGTATATCGGTGGTCGAAGAGATGCAAATCTCACAAAATATTGTGGAATGGTGGTTCTTGATCTCGATGATCTTTCGCCCGAAGAGGTGGTTCGCCTGCGAGCTGTGATTGAAGCGGATAAATATACGTATGCTTGCTTTGTAAGTCCGGGCGGACTAGGGTTGAAGGTGCTGGTTCCCGTTGCTCGTGAGGATGGCTCATTGCCTGTCGATATAGAAGAAATTAAGAAATTCCACCGTGAGGCGTATAATAGAGTGATGCGTTATTATAAGGCTTTAACTTTGGCTACTATTGATGTGTCGGGTAAAGATGTGGGCCGACTTTGTTATGTGAGCTATGATCCGCTTCTTTTTCTTAACGAACGGGCAGATGCTTTTATTGCAGGAATTAAGGATGTGAAAGAGATTCCCCTAAAGAATGATGAAAAGGATGTGCGCACTGAAGAAATGAGCCCGGAAACCATTTTTGGCAAGTGTGTGCGTTATACCACGAAAAAACAGACTTACAAAGAAGGAAACCGCAATGTGTATATAAATCTGTTGGCTAATAATTGCAATAGAAGAGGGTTGGCCAAGGAAGATACGGAACGTTTCTGTTTGGCAAAGTATGTTGATATGGAAACAGAAGAGTTGCTTTCTACCATCCGCAGTGCTTATACTCATGCTTCCGAGCATGCTGTCGCAAAGAATACCCGAAACACACAGGGCATTTTTGATGACGTGGAAAATTTTCTGACTGAAAATTACGAGCTTCACTATAACGTAGTGAGTACGAGGATGGAAATTCGTAAAAAAGATTCGAGAAATGACTTCGAGAATCTGACCGACAGAACCGAAAACTCTGTGTGGAGGGCGGTAAACAAATCGGGCATTAAATGTAAAATGAACGATGTTCGTAGTCTCTTAATGTCCGATCTTTATCCCTCATTCAATCCTTTTATTGCTTATTTTGAGAAACTTCCCAAATGGGATGGGCATGATTACATTGCTCAACTGTCTACAACGGTTAAAACGGATGATGATGCATACTGGCTTTTTTGCTTCCGTAAATGGTTGGTGGCCATGGCGGCTTCCTTGTTGGATAAAAGCACGGTGAATCACGTGGTACCGGTGTTCTGTGGAAATCAGGGTAGGGGTAAAACCCGCTGGTCGGTGAAACTTCTTCCACCCGAGTTGCAGGTTTACTATGCCACTGCATCTATTACGGAGCAAGAGAAAGATTTGCTGTTGAAGCTCTCTCACCGTGCCCTGGTCAATATTGATGAGCTCGAGGCTCTCAAACCACGAGACATGGCAAAGCTGAAGAAAATCATCACGCAAATCAGTATCGACGAGCGCAAAGCTTACGGGCGTAACGAGGAGACCTACACTCGCCATGCGTCTCTGTTAGCTTCCAGCAATAACCAGAAAGTATTGAATGACCCCACAGGGTCACGTCGTTTTATCACTTTTTTGGTGAATACTATTAATGATGCGTTTACTATCGATTATTTGCAGCTGTATGCTCAGATTAAGCATTTAATTGATTCCGGCTTTCGCTTTTGGTTCAACATTGAGGAGATTGAAGAACTGGACATTCACAACGATAAGTTTCGGTCTCGTTCTCCCGAAGAGGAATTTTTATTTGTCTATTTTCGTAAACCATTGCCCGGAGAAAGCTGTCGTTCACTGTCGGCAAGTGAAATTTCAAAGCGAATTTCGGAGAAAACAGGCTTGAAAATTACTGGTTCGGGTGTAAATCTTCTTGGAAAAGTGCTGAATAAGCATGGTTTTGAGTCGAAAAGACAGAATAAAGGGGACGTTTATACCATTTATGAGCTCGATTTGAATGAAGTTGATCGAAATAGTAAAACAATAGCAAATCAGTCTCAAGTTATTGTAAATGAGGATGTAATTGCAGAACCGGAGCTTCCGTTTTAACTGATTTAGTGATAGGAGTGATAGGGAAAATACATATTTTGAACTTTATTAAGGGGGGGTAGGGGCACTCTATAGTATACCCCTGCCCCCTCTATAGAGTGTTTAAAATAGCGATATTTGCTATCACTCCTATCACTAATTTCTTTTTTCTTAAGTCATATTAAAAAAAGAGACTTGAAACTTTGGGCAAAGTCTCAAGTCTCTTTCACAAAAACGACTGGATATTTTTTTGAGAGTTGTTTTTACGGTTCTCCAAGGAAGGAGACAATCAGTTGTACTTGTCGGGGTGTAAATAAACGGTCCATTTTGCTGAATCCGGTGCAGATTAGCTGCTCGCTTAATTCTTTGTTGTGTTCAATCCACTTCATCAATGTACGTTGAGCCGAACGGTCGCACAGATGTGGATTGTATTTTCTCGATAATTCTGTTTTTGAATAGCTCTTAGGTTTAAATTTTTCTTCCATAATTAATGTTTATTCTTTCTTTATTAACCTTTTAAAGGTACTAAAAATACTTCATAAAAGCAAATTATGACAAAATAAAATAACGTTTTTGTTAGAATGCAAAGTAATGCAGAAACAGACAGGTTTATACCACTTTATACACCCTAATACTAGCTGTGCAACATTCCGCACTCGTCCACTTTGGGGTGTTGTATCTTTGTAAAGTCGAAAGGGAAGGGCCCCCCCTGATAAAGTTATTAAACCATTAAAAACAAAAAACATGAGCGTAAAGTATTCAGTAGTAGAGAGAGGAAATCCAAGAAGAAGTTCAGATCCTAAAAAGTTCTATGCCCAGGCACAAGGTAGCGGTGAGATGGATTTTGACTCAATGTGCGAAGATATTTCCAACCGTTGTACGGCAACCAAAGCAGATATCTCTGCCTCAATTTCGGGGGCATTGATAACCATTCAGCAAAGTCTCCGCAAAGGAGAAGTAGTTCGCTTTGGAGAGTTTGGAAGTTTCCAGGTTGGTCTTCGCAGTAGGGGAGCAGACACCCAGAAAGAATTCAACATAGGCTTTATCAAGGGAGCCAGAATAACTTTCCGTCCCGGGAAACTGCTTACCAATATGCTGAAAACCCTCGAATATAGTCAGGTGGCTAAACTCCCTGTGAAAGTAACCAATGGCGGTAACGAAGTAGGATAGTCACTAATCAGTTAAGCACAACAGCAAATGAAAGTAATTAACGAGTTATTGAAAGTATTCACCCTGGTGCTTCCCTTCCTCAGGAAGAAAGACGCAAAGGAGATGCAGGAATTCACCGAACTGGTAAAGGGCCAGTTCGACTATCTGATGGAGCAGATCACCCGGTTCGAAACCGACTATTTTGAACTCTCGGAGAAAGTGCGCCAAATGTACCAGGAGATTATCACCCTGAATGCTCAGCTTAGCGAATCACTGAAAACCCAGTGCGCAGTGCCAAGTTGCAAAGAACGGCTATAGAAAGCGGGCATACGGAAAGATGAGAAAAATTAATCTGATTGTGATTCACTGTTCCGCTACCCGTGAGGATAAAACCTTTACGGAGCGGGACGTGGACACTGCCCATAGGGCAAGAGGTTTTCGCTGTGCCGGTTATCATTTCTACGTTCGTAAAGATGGAGCCATCAAATCCATGCGTCCGCTGCAAGAACAAGGCGCGCACGTTTTGGGCTATAACGCCCATAGCATTGGCATCTGCTACGAAGGTGGACTTGATAAGAACGGTACTCCTGCAGACACCCGAACTCCCGAGCAAAAGCACTCCCTGCGAGTACTGGTACTCACCCTGCTTAAAGACTTCCCCGGCTGCCGGGTAACAGGTCACCGGGATCTTAGTCCCGACCTTAATGGCAATGGGGTTGTTGAATCTTTTGAGTGGGTGAAATTTTGTCCCGGATTTGATGTTAAGGAGCTTCTTACTAAAAGTTTTTGATTAAATTGGGGATGTAGTAAGTAAAAAACTCCCGTTGATATGCTATTGAAGCCTTTTGGTGGGAGTTTTTTTATGTAATCTGCTTGGTATCAACTAATAGGTAAAAGATTTATTTTTAGCAAAATAGTTCTTAGTGATTAATATATCAGAGACATCCCAGATAGTTGGTTTTCCATTACTGTTTTGTATAGCTTTATCTCGTTTGTTTAAAATTTCTTTATAGTTTTTGCTTAATACACTTTGACCTAATCCTCTCCATTTGGCATTAACTCCCATAATATCAAGCATAGTTGGATATAAATCTACCTGATCAACCTCGTCGTCATAGCGAAAAGATAGAGGGGCATTTAATACAATAAAAGGAATATAAGCTTTTTTTCCGCATAATGTTGCTGCATAATTCTGTTCCCATTCTGATAATTCCATTGGTTGTCCCGTATTATGGTCTCCTGTAATCACAATGATTGACTTATCGTATAATTTCAGCTTCTTAAGCTTTGCAATAAACTTTCCGACTGCTTTATCAACATAATGGATTGAATGAATGTAATCTGTAAAAGTGTTATTAAATTGTTTCTTATTTATTTTCAGTTCCTTGCAGGACTCAGGTATTTGAAATGGAGAATGTGATGATAATGTTATTAACTGTGCATAAAATGGTTGAGGTAGTCTGGACATTTTATAGACAGATTCTAGAAGGAAAGACTTATCATTGACCCCACCCCATATTAAAAAACTGTTAGAATAGTCTTTCTGATAAATTAAATCATCAAAACCTAATGTTGAGTTAAATTCTTTTTGATTCCATTCGTCTGATGAATATCCCATCATGGTTGTGGCTTTTTTAAATATATTGTGTCTTTTTAATTCTTTTGCTAAATTAGGATATATATTGAAAGCATATTGAAAACAAGCAGCTCCTTCTTTTATTGGTAAGAGTCCAGTGTTAAATAAAACTTGTGCATCACTGGAACGGCCACCTCTTACTTGAGTTCTTACTTTTGAGAAAAATATGATTGAGTCTTTTTTTGTTTCTTTTAAATAAATGTTTATATTTGGAGTGATTTCTTGGTTGTCTATCTTTTGTGATAAAGGCCATGATTCTAATGATTCAACTAATATCAAAATAATGTTTTTTTGTAGTGGATTTGAATGGCTATATTTTATTTTTTTTGCTTGGATATAATTTGTTATCAATGCTTTATCTTCAGAAGTTAAATCAGATGATATTTTTATGTTTCTATATATTTTATATCCAACACGAGGGATTAGACCATATTTTTTTACATCTCCAATATCTTTGCATTGATCTTGAAAGATATTTTTTGTGAATATGAAAGGAGATACAATGATTAGAAAAGAAAATGATAAGATTGATATTTTTAGTCTGTCTTTTTTATTTATAATTATTTTTCTAGAATATATTATATTTATAATATAGATAATTATAGGAAATAAAAATAAGGTATCTAACGGATGTATAATAGGGATGAGTGATTTCTCAAATCCATGTAAATTGCCTACAATAAAATAGGAGCTGATTGGAATTATATCACCGAAAGCTCGATAATAAAGTAAATTTGAATAACATAAAATAGTTAGTGCTATTAAAAAAATAAATGTTATCCACTTACCAATCTTGGTTAAAATAGGAAGAGAAAGTAATAGTCCCATAAAAAAATAAATGAAATAAATTTTAAAGGAGTATAGTGCATAATAAATTAATGGTAATTGGTGAAATACTAATAAATGAAATATAATTTGTGTCAAAAAAAAAGCAATTATAGAAACAACTATTGGTCTATAAATTGTTGAATAAATATAAATGTATTTTATTGCTTTCATGCTATTTTCTTATTTTATTATTCAAAATTAATATTTTTTTATTTTATAGTTTACTTTTTGTTAAAAGATTATTTTTATTAAACCATAAGATAGATTGGAATAGCTGAGTTAGAAACCGAATATTTTGGACTTCCTAAAAAAGTGCATCATATGAACCAATAGATTATTACCCTAAATGTACAGCTTAGCGATAACTACAAACTCTATGGCAGTACAAAGTTGTAAATCCATGCGTCCGCCTCAAGAACTAGGCGCGCACGTTCTGGGCTATAACGTCCATAGCATTGGCATCTGCTACGAAGGTGGACTTGATAAGAACGGTACTCCCGCAGACACCCGAATTCCCGAGCAAAAGCATTCATTGCGGGTACTGGTACTCACTCTGTTGAAAGACTTCCCCGGCTGCCGGGTAGCAGGTCACCGGGATCTTATTCTCGACCGCAATGACAACGGAGTTGTTGATTCTTTTGAGTGGGTGAAAAAGTGATTTTTTTAGAGCCTTTGTTATTTTATTAATAGATCTATTCTTTTTCTTTAAGAAATAGTATATTAAATAAAGCTTAAAATAGCACCTCCCCAAGAATACCCTACACCAAAACCTGCTATCATAATAGTGTTACCAGATTTTATATCTTTATTATTTAATGCATGATAAATGGCTATGGGGATAGTTGATGATACTGAATTTCCAAAATTTTCCAGACACATATAGAACTTTTCTTCAGGAATAGATATTGCCTGACGAATAAATTTTAGCATGTGTTTGTTTGCCTGATGAAAGATGAATAAATCAATATCTTCTTGTATTAAGTTGTTTTTTTTCAAAACTTGTTCTGTGAGTAATGGAACTGCTTCAAGTGTAAAGTTAAAAATCTCACTGCCATTCATATATAAATAGTCCGGGGATTGTAATACTTCATTCACGGGATCTATTTCAATACCTGATTTATCAGGATGTCTGGAACAGCCATTCTCAACAATTAAGTTCTTAGCTCCTTTACCATCAGTGCCAAATACAAATTCATTTATATTTAATATTCCATCTGTTGAGATAAGAGTTGCTGCAGCTGCATCTGAGAATAGTGCTCTATTCCCTCTGTCTTTAGAATGAATGTATTTATTATAAGTCTCTGATGTAAGGAAGAGGATATTTTTTGAAATTCCAGCAGAAATAAGCCCTTTAGCAATTCCTAATCCGTATACAAACCCAGAACAGCCCAGATTAAAATCAAATGCAGCAATATTTGTGGGCAAGTTTAACTTGTCTTGTAAAATACATGCTGTTGTTGGCAGAAAATGATCTGGACTTTGGGTGCAAAGAATAATGGTGTCTATTGAAGAACGATCAATATTGTATTCTTCAAAGAGTTTATTGGCTGCTCTTTCAGCCATATCTCCTGCTGTTAGTTCTTTAGATATATATCTTTGTTTTATTCCAATTTTAACAGATATCTTTTGTTCTGACCAATCGGGGAAGTCTTTTACTATGTCCGCATTTGAAACAATAGTTTCAGGAACATAATATGATATTGCTTTTATATATGCATTCATGATTTCTATTATTTTGTAACAACTTAACGTCTTAACATATATCCACCGTCAACAACTAAATCTATTCCAGTAATCCATCGAGAAGCATCTGATAGTAAGAAAATAGATGCATTAGCAATATCAATTGCTTCTCCTGTACCCAGTGGATATTTCATTTTATCGAGATCTAATGGATTCTGATCAAGGTTTGTTGTTTCTAAAAGAGGGGTTTCAACTAATCCAGGACTAATGCTGTTGACTCTTATTCTTAGTTTAGCTAGTTCTGAAGCTAATACTCGAACTGAGCTTGTAATTGCAGCTTTTGATGCGCTATAGGCTAAAGTACCAGCAACTCCAGATAAAGAAGATACTGAAGAAATAAAAACCAATGATGCTCCTTTGTTTATTCTTTTATTTATATGTAGTTGCTGATACAAAACTATCTGACTTTTGAAGTTTACATCCAAAGTCTTATTTAAAGAATCAAGATTAATATGTTTTGCAGGCATATAATCTATTATTCCTGCACAGAAAACAACTCCATCTAAAATCTCGTTTATCGCAGCAAGTCTATTTAAATCTTCAGTAATAGTAACATCTGCCGAAATCATTTTGTGATTATCACCATGAAGACTATCAAATGTTTCTATTAATCTTTTTTGATTACGGCCTGTTATTACTAATATTGCTCCCTGATAAGATAATTGTTGAGCAATAACTTTCCCTATACCTGATGACGCTCCTGTTACAAGGATTCTTTTATCCTTTAATGAAAATGGACTATTTTCCATCTACTAAATTCTAGACTTAACCAGATTAAATAATTCTTCTACAGTGTTAACGCTATTAATATCTTTCCCACTAATTTTTACATTATATGTATTATTAATCATGCCAATAATGGAAAGACTAACCAATGAATCCCATTCATCTAGATCTTTAAATTTAGTTTTTAAAGTAATTTCATTGACATCTGTCATTTCAAATTCTTCTGCAAATTTTGCAATAAAGTCTTCTGTCTTCATATTTCTTATTTTATTTTTATTCCATTTTTCAAATCA
Proteins encoded in this window:
- a CDS encoding sugar transporter; this encodes MANTRFQKSILNARVGIIFYFLTLFFSFFSRKIFLNCLGDNFIGLTGTLLNILALLNLAELGIGTCISFFLFKPIQEKSQDKIIEIMSVFGYLYRKIGIIIGLAGIVISLFFPLFFKNTSFNMGIIYFSFFSYLGSSLIGYFINYREILLSADQKNYIVSAYFQTAGIIKTIVQIILAYTYKNLYLWISIEFLFGIIICIILNWKIDKEYPWLKTNVSNGKLLLKKYPQVITYTKQIFIQKIKEFILTKSDEIMIFAFVSLKMVAIYGNYTMILNKLVVLINILLDGISSGVGNLVAEGNKKNTMKVFWELMSIRYFIAGVITFSLYHLIEPFICWWLGKGYIMNHTILILLLINLFILQTRGIVDTYNQALGRFSDTWSAWAEAIINISVTFSTAFQWGIIGILLGKISSTCLIIILWKPYYLFQGLKLPIKEYWKGTIKYYVIFIFTFIIFSLLALLLPFQPTKAISQLVLYTATLVIPFIIVYWILLIFFAPGMRHFMNRFSVFNKLFEK
- a CDS encoding DUF4248 domain-containing protein; amino-acid sequence: MEEKFKPKSYSKTELSRKYNPHLCDRSAQRTLMKWIEHNKELSEQLICTGFSKMDRLFTPRQVQLIVSFLGEP
- a CDS encoding HU family DNA-binding protein, which translates into the protein MSVKYSVVERGNPRRSSDPKKFYAQAQGSGEMDFDSMCEDISNRCTATKADISASISGALITIQQSLRKGEVVRFGEFGSFQVGLRSRGADTQKEFNIGFIKGARITFRPGKLLTNMLKTLEYSQVAKLPVKVTNGGNEVG
- a CDS encoding BT4734/BF3469 family protein encodes the protein MKNITVFSGFNKPLGNKDLREFLRDVKNGRFRDEVEKIRSLIREGNEEEAQKLKKLLTAVTICALYIGGRRDANLTKYCGMVVLDLDDLSPEEVVRLRAVIEADKYTYACFVSPGGLGLKVLVPVAREDGSLPVDIEEIKKFHREAYNRVMRYYKALTLATIDVSGKDVGRLCYVSYDPLLFLNERADAFIAGIKDVKEIPLKNDEKDVRTEEMSPETIFGKCVRYTTKKQTYKEGNRNVYINLLANNCNRRGLAKEDTERFCLAKYVDMETEELLSTIRSAYTHASEHAVAKNTRNTQGIFDDVENFLTENYELHYNVVSTRMEIRKKDSRNDFENLTDRTENSVWRAVNKSGIKCKMNDVRSLLMSDLYPSFNPFIAYFEKLPKWDGHDYIAQLSTTVKTDDDAYWLFCFRKWLVAMAASLLDKSTVNHVVPVFCGNQGRGKTRWSVKLLPPELQVYYATASITEQEKDLLLKLSHRALVNIDELEALKPRDMAKLKKIITQISIDERKAYGRNEETYTRHASLLASSNNQKVLNDPTGSRRFITFLVNTINDAFTIDYLQLYAQIKHLIDSGFRFWFNIEEIEELDIHNDKFRSRSPEEEFLFVYFRKPLPGESCRSLSASEISKRISEKTGLKITGSGVNLLGKVLNKHGFESKRQNKGDVYTIYELDLNEVDRNSKTIANQSQVIVNEDVIAEPELPF
- a CDS encoding LTA synthase family protein, coding for MKAIKYIYIYSTIYRPIVVSIIAFFLTQIIFHLLVFHQLPLIYYALYSFKIYFIYFFMGLLLSLPILTKIGKWITFIFLIALTILCYSNLLYYRAFGDIIPISSYFIVGNLHGFEKSLIPIIHPLDTLFLFPIIIYIINIIYSRKIIINKKDRLKISILSFSFLIIVSPFIFTKNIFQDQCKDIGDVKKYGLIPRVGYKIYRNIKISSDLTSEDKALITNYIQAKKIKYSHSNPLQKNIILILVESLESWPLSQKIDNQEITPNINIYLKETKKDSIIFFSKVRTQVRGGRSSDAQVLFNTGLLPIKEGAACFQYAFNIYPNLAKELKRHNIFKKATTMMGYSSDEWNQKEFNSTLGFDDLIYQKDYSNSFLIWGGVNDKSFLLESVYKMSRLPQPFYAQLITLSSHSPFQIPESCKELKINKKQFNNTFTDYIHSIHYVDKAVGKFIAKLKKLKLYDKSIIVITGDHNTGQPMELSEWEQNYAATLCGKKAYIPFIVLNAPLSFRYDDEVDQVDLYPTMLDIMGVNAKWRGLGQSVLSKNYKEILNKRDKAIQNSNGKPTIWDVSDILITKNYFAKNKSFTY
- a CDS encoding SDR family oxidoreductase, with translation MENSPFSLKDKRILVTGASSGIGKVIAQQLSYQGAILVITGRNQKRLIETFDSLHGDNHKMISADVTITEDLNRLAAINEILDGVVFCAGIIDYMPAKHINLDSLNKTLDVNFKSQIVLYQQLHINKRINKGASLVFISSVSSLSGVAGTLAYSASKAAITSSVRVLASELAKLRIRVNSISPGLVETPLLETTNLDQNPLDLDKMKYPLGTGEAIDIANASIFLLSDASRWITGIDLVVDGGYMLRR
- a CDS encoding ketoacyl-ACP synthase III, whose translation is MNAYIKAISYYVPETIVSNADIVKDFPDWSEQKISVKIGIKQRYISKELTAGDMAERAANKLFEEYNIDRSSIDTIILCTQSPDHFLPTTACILQDKLNLPTNIAAFDFNLGCSGFVYGLGIAKGLISAGISKNILFLTSETYNKYIHSKDRGNRALFSDAAAATLISTDGILNINEFVFGTDGKGAKNLIVENGCSRHPDKSGIEIDPVNEVLQSPDYLYMNGSEIFNFTLEAVPLLTEQVLKKNNLIQEDIDLFIFHQANKHMLKFIRQAISIPEEKFYMCLENFGNSVSSTIPIAIYHALNNKDIKSGNTIMIAGFGVGYSWGGAILSFI
- a CDS encoding glycosyltransferase family 4 protein: MKICFYCDTIFTFGGVQRVLAVIAKELSKEHDITILTLDNPSLENTTMYGLSSANIKYIYLQYPKIPSYENIPCKAYSLLYKTILPQNKLFSKWYGYSSFPHTQRSLLIKTLNQGNYDVVVGVHVFLSFHLASIKKQTKARTIGWMHNSYDAFFSIKTSYVGKQKNQFKHLMPELDKVIVLSKYDQERFKKELNVQTEVIYNPLTIEPKGKGSPEHKKFLAIGRFSPLHKGFDILINAFALFAKQNQDWTLDIVGEGPEEEMLRSLISKHHLEKRVTIYPFTKNVEKHYESASVYVLSSRWEGFGLVLVEAMSYGLPIISSYLPVTKELLEGKNVGVFFENENITDLAEKMKLITQNTDLINMEQSALKYSKEFGTKNIIMHWENLFSNYQK
- a CDS encoding N-acetylmuramoyl-L-alanine amidase; this translates as MRKINLIVIHCSATREDKTFTERDVDTAHRARGFRCAGYHFYVRKDGAIKSMRPLQEQGAHVLGYNAHSIGICYEGGLDKNGTPADTRTPEQKHSLRVLVLTLLKDFPGCRVTGHRDLSPDLNGNGVVESFEWVKFCPGFDVKELLTKSF
- a CDS encoding acyl carrier protein → MKTEDFIAKFAEEFEMTDVNEITLKTKFKDLDEWDSLVSLSIIGMINNTYNVKISGKDINSVNTVEELFNLVKSRI